From the Cryptomeria japonica chromosome 2, Sugi_1.0, whole genome shotgun sequence genome, one window contains:
- the LOC131053504 gene encoding uncharacterized protein LOC131053504 — translation MALTRSKVLLLVLVAVSLERQRWREKLPEVGIPQTLVAHLSPLSLTQMQNFVVGLRNMDATSFDAHQFYHSAGLICREGVSFPPKARSSFGKPSAEVSEVEEHVFFDKKELRESGEIVLLDLSPSNYLISFLPNDLAEMMPPFSLANVSQILNLLSESNLSRNMVGTMEEGEVKRCSTSIEGMVEFVVSVLGSDVDLLSDPSVVGSD, via the exons ATGGCCCTCACAAGAAGCAAAGTTCTGCTACTTGTGCTGGTTGCAGTTAGT TTAGAGCGTCAGCGGTGGCGAGAGAAGCTTCCAGAGGTTGGAATACCCCAAACCCTGGTGGCTCATCTGTCCCCTCTTTCTCTAACACAGATGCAGAATTTCGTGGTGGGGCTGAGGAATATGGACGCTACTTCTTTCGATGCCCACCAATTCTACCACTCTGCTGGTTTGATATGCCGTGAAGGCGTGAGTTTTCCTCCGAAAGCTAGGTCATCTTTCGGGAAACCCAGTGCGGAGGTTAGCGAGGTCGAGGAGCACGTGTTCTTCGACAAGAAAGAGCTGCGGGAGTCGGGGGAAATTGTATTGCTGGATCTTAGcccttccaattatttgatctcgTTTTTGCCCAATGATTTAGCAGAGATGATGCCGCCATTCTCTTTAGCAAATGTTTCTCAAATTCTCAATTTGTTGAGCGAGTCGAATTTGTCGCGCAACATGGTGGGCAcgatggaagaaggagaagtgaAGAGGTGCAGCACTTCCATTGAGGGCATGGTGGAATTCGTGGTGTCTGTTTTGGGATCCGACGTGGACCTGCTCAGTGACCCATCCGTTGTTGGATCCGATTAG